catacacatgcacaaaaaataattctttcttcaaaaaagagcaaaagtaaaattttgccTGCATAAAATGTCATAAGTATACATTTAATTGCtgtgtatattatattaaaagaaacaataatataaaattttgggtatatattaatattaaacaaaaagaaaagaaaaaggttttCTCTATAATCTGGGGCATTTTGCCTATCTGGTTTTTGCTGCAGCTTGATTTCAAAAAACAGATAGAAAGGTCAAAGGGAAAACAAACCACTTTATGTCCATATCAATGACCTTGGAACAACTTAGGCAACCAGTGTCTgtttatattttctcatatataattttttgtatagttCATACagtaaacataaattttacttttaaaatgtattttttcaaattaacctCTATATGTCCACTGTTTTTGTTAAGCTAATAGTCCTTCAGGTCTGATATCTGCTGGATTCCTGAAGACTACTACAGGCTATTaactaaatatcaataaaaagaatatgattAAGTACattaaagttaattgaaaaaaagttgttttgcaatattttaaacttgtgtattgtttttactttctttataatcattttctttttgagatgtttataaatgtatatataacatattaaaatttatcttatttaaaaaatgtcttatttttaatcatttgtatcttcttttttctataaaaggaaaggataattttactgaatgtttctgcatattaattattaaaatacaaaacttcatttggtacttgtatattaattgtttatcagtaattatggttttaaaaaattgacgaaCACATACTAATATGCcgttttgtaacaatatttgcCAATGGCATGTGGTTAATTCCACCAATGCCATGCAGTTAATATACAAATACTCGTCATGCTTCAAGTATgtatcagtaaaaatttaaaatcattaattatcagatataaataactttatgtgttctttttttttttttttctttttttttcccaaatatttgTTTGATGATTTGTTGTAAATGAGCTTATTTGGACATCACTTGTCATAGTTTAATTCATGAAGCTatctatttttgattaaattatatatttaagatatgtGTTATTATCAATAAGTCTTAGTAGCACTCTTTCTCATTTATTAACTGTCTAtgttataatctttaatttttctcatattaaaaaacttaatatttttccttACTAAAATTAATTAGTCCTGTATGACTGATAAAGATTTCATCATTGTTTTGGATTTCTAATGACAAAAAAAAGCCACTAATAAAAACAGTCAAGTTGGACTGATTGtttgtgttattattttgatgatacattttattgtacTGTTGTATTTATCATGATGCAGTCTGACCAGAAAATAGATTTTGACCCTAAATTTTATGCTATACTTCTTTTGTGAaatctaatataatatttcaaatgaaaataggCTCTGATACTTCACTTAATGTTGGTGTTGTTTATCAACTCTGCATTTAAAACTCCTTAATTTGCAGTATATTTAACAGATGAACCCTTATTATGATGGCACTTATGTCTTCACAAATGATTTTCCAGCACTTCTGGAAGATGTTCCATCACCAGGTAAATGTTGCTATTctctgtaatattttcttaaactaaACATTGAGctgaattcagtttttaataactttaaaaactggtatttaaaaatgtatctgggctcaataattatatgtaatatttcagtaatacaagtgactttttttttttttttttttttgtcagtaagAAAAACATAACAtgatgaaacataaaaatgatgtttccacctctttatttaattttattcttaagtaaTGTGTAAGAAGAGAATATTGAttacataaattttcaataactctgtattaatttgaatgaaatcttatttatgtTTGTATCAATTGTTTTTTAGTCCTGtcattgaaatagaaataaatttcttaaaatgacaaaaagcatTCTTCCTTCTgccataatttaaattatataatgttatttaaaaaaaaaaaaattgttgttgttgttgttgttgcttttaaaagaagTGTCCGCTTTTGGATTAGCTATAATacttaagaaaataatgttttttatttctaagattttatatatattaagcatttttaaaaatataactctgaaagcaaaaaattttccttctcttaattttcagttttgtattaaatcagtttttcaaattGCTTATAATAATGTcctacatttattaatattgtttaattattatccaCTCCTGTATGTATTCACTTCCCagattagttatttaaatatgccacctttcaataaattttagaaatatggctggcatataattttatgatttatagaattttataactatatccatgcattgtaaaataaattcacaaattgaCTATTTAAATTCATGCAATATTATCTTTAACTTTCTCATCTCATTTTCTCTGTCAAACTGAtgatatttagcaatttttttaaaaattttttttagatgaatcaTCTCACCCTTTATTTAAAGCAGATGTAGCAAAAGGTACATGTCGGGTTATGTGCTTCCATCCAAAATCGGATATTACTTTACCTCTGATGTctatagaagaaataataaaggtGATTGATGCATGGATCAAAGAACTCCTTGATTTGGGAGCCAGATTTAAATGGGTGCAggtactattttatttattatataattatttcttgtttatttatttttttactattttatttctattctcttCATTTCTGCTATCTTTGTTGTTATTAATCATTTGTTAcaagtaaaaattaatcattattttgagAGAGAAATAAAAGTACTTCTATAACAAAAAATGCTTCTAAACTCCTACAGACTTTTTCTGTCTTGGGTTATAATATTAACTGAAAGTGGGGGGTGGACCTTCAAAACACTCCTGCTATAATtgtttaaaagcaaatttcattaaatttttttacattaaataatttataagttaatccTTATTTAGTTcaacaaaattgaagaaattttgacATCTGGaattgaatatatgaattttaatagaaaatgtatgaaGATTTTTATATCCATTCTTATTTCtgttcttaagaatttttttttactatattacttttttctgttCAACTTTGAATACAATATTCAATTTGACACTTGAATACACTAACTGTCTGATAGCTTATCTTTatgcataaaattgattttataaaagaagaatgttaaagatttttttttttttaatttaactgagaaaagtataaatattgcttttttttaaaaaatttcatatataatgtaTGGACAAAGCCATGAGTAAAATTGCATGGCTTTATCTATGCTTTGTAAAAtagatttataagttaaaaatgaattccatccttttttctttttgcaaactTAGTTATTATGTATCTGTATTCattcattgtgcatttagacttCTAATTATGATTAGTAATTTGTTGTATAATGAAAccattagtaaaaataattataattattaatttaataataaaataataattatattattattttattttatttatttttttaatttttagcacaaGTGTGATAAGACTCTTAATGTAGGAATTTGTTTTGGATTGTAATCTTCATatgcatcaattttatttttataaattgcttcAGATACTGTTCCATTTGTTatgatataaattgaaatgtgTGCTTTgagaggttttaaaaaaataatgatgaattaattagaattattttttaagccaacaaggttttttttatttgttcatttactTGAAGTTTAATAATTTGATGCTAGTACAAGTGTAAGAATTAATGAATGTACAGTTATTAtctgattttttatgttattaattttctgttaaatatgaTGTATCTTctggaatataatcttttttctttcttttttttcccttcagatttttgaaaataaagggaaaataatgGGATGCTCGAATCCCCATCCTCATTGCCAAGTATGTATTaaatgagaaacattttattattattagttgctCGTTTTGGATAAAATTCCTATCATGGATTGTAGAATTGTCTCACTCTATAATTTTGTAGTAtgtaattaagatatttaaaatttctcttgtcaTTTATTCAAAGAGGGAGGAATCTAAActaattttaacattcaaataattaggattttgtaaatataattttcatgtcTACATTGCATTACTTCTGACACATGTGAccataaaataaggaaaatgctattgtaaagatatgaaatttttaaaagatcataaaattttCCACAACTGAGAAAGCTATGTTACAATTAATTAACTGAGATAATGATACTTTTCAATCCTTCATTTATagtttttcagttctttttttttaaaccaaactcaggtgatcttttttattatttctgatgtctttgatttatttagaaatattattttagtaaaatatatttttattttaaatgatgtgTAAATGATATACCTGTATATACCATTACCTgtcaaaataacagaaatatttattaatgtaatattatattaaaatatgatccATTATCAGCTAAGCCAAAAGTTCACTATCAAATTCAATGCATAAATGTATCAAGAATGGCTAGAGTAAGACTAAGTTAAAAACTTTGGAAGTATGTGTGATTTCCCATATTTTTGGATGTGTTGTGAGCAtatctagatttttatttatttattttttgcatgtgTACAAGCACACATTCCTTTAAAGTCACAGAATATGAATTCACTGCTGTCTATTAAGCAAATGAGATCACAGTCTGCTACTTCCCATTATTGTTCTTTTCCAGACTATGATCCTTGTTTTCCACCTGCAGTGTGCTAATACATATACAGCTCTCAATGTGAGAtctcataattaatttttgaagtttgctattatatttttaatctgattACTATTAACACtggaatttatataaagaaacaaaaagtataaatatgcccagaaagatgaaaaatgtaaagaattagtGATTACATTCGGGAAGATGTGAATATATTACTgaacaatttttatacaatattaaatatttgtcatattgatattgctacaaaaaatatttctaatccaTACATTTCAGATGCAGAAAACATCTTTGTAGAGTTGTTGCATTAGAAAGTCATTCATCAAGCAAactcaaataattgtttttttttattttacatatgcaataaatttatttatctacctgcttaaaattagttatttactaACCACataaattcaaagttaaaaattttattttctgagtgtacTTCTGTTTTTCCTACTCTTTTCAGTATCTAATTTCTGTAACTTTAATGACCTCACTTTAAACTGAAGGATCACAcggctaaaataaatatttgcttgccTATATTTTGGTGAAATTCCTGtcttaaacatatataaacttcGAGTATATTCCCATGGCCTCTTTTTCATATTAGCAATGGTGCTGAATGAATGCTTCTTTTGTTTCTAACTATGACTTATGATTTGGCCAAGGACTTTAACAAATTTTGATGtgtacattataaaaataatgaatatgaaaatctaagatttttgttaaaataaattaaaagaaatacagcCGTTTAGAATATGTTTTTACCATATATGTtcctttttattatgattttttttaaatctcttagttgttgttttgtttaaagaaagtttatatatattattacagttacatcataataaaaaaaaaactaattcagtTTGTTATAAAGTACTCattgttcataaattttaattttgttttaatattcctttatgtatttatttatttattgaaacattttagatTTGGGCCAGTTCATTTCTTCCTGATGAACCAAGAATTGAAGATAAGCagcaatatgaatattttttgaaaaatgactcaATTTTATTGTTAGATTATCTAAATGAGGAACTTAAGACAAAGGTAAAATATTTAGGTAAATTTGATTGTTGCTTTTATATTAGTCTTTTCCCCCAAATtgccttttattaaaatgaatacctATTTTTCTAAATGTATCGAGTATTCTGGTTAACTTTTATATCCCGGCtaatataagtattattaattGGTATGCATTTTCAGTTTGTTAATGTATTGAATTTACAGTAGTTTCCTTTTTTTGTtgtgtaatactttttttattaataatttatagctTAAATATCCAGAAGTTCCTATTATAAgtagaaaacaatatttataagtatttataagtatataagtattattaattGGTATGCATTTTCAGTTTGTTATATGTATTGAATTTACAGTAGTTTCCTTTTTTTGTtgtgtaatactttttttattaataatttatagctTAAATATCCAGAAGTTCCTATTATAAgtagaaaacaatatttataagtattactacttgtttatttcatttaattctcatttGCATAAATATGCCTGCCCAcctgtaaaatttcaaatgacaaaTCTAAATAAAATGGTTATAAACCGAGATTGGGATTATGCTCATAATTAGGTAGTAAAaacctataaaaaattattggcaatttaaatttatatagtattttaattaggttttttattttctcagataCGAAATATGCACGGAAAATATCTTAATTGTCAAagaattcagtttcaaaattttgacgaatttccatgtcTCGGTCATCCCTGCATCCAGATAatacatttttgtcattatgCCTGTCTGTAAATTTGATAACTCATAAACAAAATGagctattaatttgaaatttgttgtctttttaccaaatttgcatatttctactaaattttgaataaaatatatctggGAGAAATCTGTTCAAGccaattggaataaaataatttaaaaacttgatgAAAACTGGATGAAATTCAGCATGTAAATTTATCACTAGAATCAtagatctatattaaattttggatttaatctgTTAGAAGGTTGTCAACTTGAGAATGCTATTTAGACCAATGAGATCTTATATGTGGATATTATGGATTTGTATGAACATTGTATATCTGTATCAAGTTTTGAGTctcatttgtaaaaagaaaaaaagaagtcaaaatccatattcagttttctttactttGCTATGAAATACAAAAGATGCCATATTGTGTTGATGTGTGAAATTGAGAAGTAAGTACTGCCAATAGTTTATTACAATGAAACTGATTAtggttaagaaaatattattagcaaAAAGTGCATTATCTGTTTCTCCCCCTTTCAACATCTTTAAGGCTTATTTggaaaaaaggagagagagagagagagattaga
Above is a genomic segment from Argiope bruennichi chromosome 1, qqArgBrue1.1, whole genome shotgun sequence containing:
- the LOC129991890 gene encoding galactose-1-phosphate uridylyltransferase-like isoform X2: MNPYYDGTYVFTNDFPALLEDVPSPDESSHPLFKADVAKGTCRVMCFHPKSDITLPLMSIEEIIKVIDAWIKELLDLGARFKWVQIFENKGKIMGCSNPHPHCQIWASSFLPDEPRIEDKQQYEYFLKNDSILLLDYLNEELKTKERVVLENEGWVVLVPYWAIWPFETMLLPRRHILRLSDLTEEEKYSLAAIMKKLLTKYDNLFNTSFPYSMGWHGAPTGPDVKDYSYWQLHASYYPPLLRSATIKKFMVGYEMLAQAQRDLTPEQAAERLRNLSEEHYKLTKK